The following are from one region of the Salvia hispanica cultivar TCC Black 2014 chromosome 1, UniMelb_Shisp_WGS_1.0, whole genome shotgun sequence genome:
- the LOC125201665 gene encoding protein ABA DEFICIENT 4, chloroplastic-like: MSFSSCFLRAPPCVSPLRADLHTRSSTTNQCNTRATNNYLESTKIGLLGVRQRSSSNFLGGSRTISIPIPGTRAVHRKSSVVSASWLANSQIAASAFTWGTVAVLPCYTFMVVAPQANFTKKIVASSIPYIALATLYAYLLYLSWTPDTIRYMFASKYLLPELPGIAKMFSSEMTLASAWIHLLAVDLFAARQVYFDGLQDNVETRHSVSLCLLFCPIGILTHFITKAVSGKTEHGTR, from the exons ATGTCATTCTCTTCTTGTTTTCTCCGAGCTCCACCCTGCGTTTCTCCTCTCCGG GCTGATCTTCACACAAGATCGTCCACTACTAACCAATGTAACACCCGAGCGACTAATAATTATCTTGAAAGCACGAAAATCGGGCTTCTTGGTGTGAGGCAACGGTCAAGCTCTAATTTTCTTGGAGGCTCAAGAACTATTAGTATACCAATTCCTGGAACAAGGGCTGTACACAGAAAAAGCTCAGTCGTATCTGCTTCGT GGCTTGCGAATTCTCAGATTGCTGCTAGTGCTTTTACATGGGGTACAGTTGCTGTGCTTCCATGTTACACCTTTATGGTTGTCGCGCCTCAAGCTAACTTT ACTAAGAAAATAGTGGCAAGCAGCATACCTTATATTGCTCTTGCCACCTTGTATGCTTATCTTCTCTATCTTTCGTGGACGCCCGACACAATCCGCTACATGTTTGCAAGTAAATACTTGCTGCCGGag CTACCGGGCATTGCAAAGATGTTCTCGAGCGAGATGACACTCGCTTCTGCTTGGATTCATTTGTTAGCTGTCGATCTCTTTGCTGCAAg GCAGGTTTATTTTGATGGACTGCAAGACAATGTGGAAACCCGGCATTCGGTTTCTCTTTGCCTGCTGTTTTGCCCCATTGGAATTCTTACACATTTTATAACTAAAGCAGTGAGCGGGAAAACAGAGCATGGAACTCGTTAA